In Bacillus cytotoxicus NVH 391-98, the following are encoded in one genomic region:
- a CDS encoding MarR family winged helix-turn-helix transcriptional regulator yields MESREWERIVDHLLSLVPLFYRKFMLPGEFPSQRHMPASHTQVLLLLHEHGTLTVSEIGKRLAISRPNMTPLLNKLIQEELIERHYSEKDRRVILISLTSEGKLMVSQYQQFILNKLKENFQTLSKEERDQLIHSLQTIQNLILKTNV; encoded by the coding sequence ATGGAATCACGCGAGTGGGAACGTATTGTTGATCATCTTCTTTCGTTAGTGCCTCTTTTTTATCGCAAATTTATGCTTCCTGGAGAATTTCCTTCTCAAAGGCACATGCCAGCATCTCATACACAGGTGTTATTGCTATTACATGAACACGGTACATTAACAGTATCAGAAATTGGAAAGCGTTTAGCGATTTCAAGGCCCAATATGACACCTCTATTAAATAAATTAATTCAAGAGGAATTGATAGAGCGTCATTATAGCGAAAAAGATCGACGGGTCATATTAATTTCTCTTACATCTGAAGGGAAATTAATGGTAAGTCAATATCAGCAATTTATTTTAAACAAACTAAAAGAAAATTTTCAAACATTATCTAAAGAAGAGCGCGACCAACTCATTCACTCTCTTCAAACGATTCAAAATTTAATTTTGAAAACAAATGTATAA
- a CDS encoding GDSL-type esterase/lipase family protein has product MKKVIFIIVCLLLLIISYSYFEKNDETIQKENGGKTTETSPPHWIDKQTNDSFYHLVLGDSLAKGYGSTQGGFAELASKQIEEQIHKPIHVENLGVNGLTTDRLIKKMQSENVQQKMKEAHIITINIGGNNLFRLKRDVGVIDGIKMLNREKARFEADVKTIVKTVRSLNPNALLILSELYNPLQLDDSIASYADMFLDGWNDSVYSISKSNPPSIVVPIRKLISNDKKELLYDQVHPNDKGYEVIANIFTKQVLSYKY; this is encoded by the coding sequence ATGAAAAAAGTCATCTTCATTATTGTTTGTCTCCTCCTTCTAATCATTTCTTATTCATACTTTGAAAAGAACGATGAGACAATTCAAAAGGAAAATGGAGGAAAAACAACAGAAACATCTCCCCCTCATTGGATTGATAAACAAACAAATGATTCATTTTATCATCTTGTACTAGGCGACTCGCTTGCCAAAGGATATGGTTCTACTCAAGGAGGATTTGCAGAATTGGCTTCCAAACAAATTGAAGAACAAATCCATAAGCCGATCCATGTAGAAAACCTTGGTGTAAACGGTCTTACAACAGATCGTCTCATCAAAAAGATGCAGTCAGAAAATGTACAGCAAAAAATGAAAGAAGCACATATAATTACGATTAATATTGGAGGAAATAATTTATTTCGTCTCAAGCGCGATGTAGGTGTTATAGATGGTATAAAAATGTTAAACAGAGAAAAAGCACGGTTTGAAGCGGATGTAAAAACAATTGTGAAGACAGTTCGATCGCTGAATCCAAATGCTTTACTCATTCTCTCTGAACTCTACAACCCTTTGCAACTTGACGATTCTATCGCCTCGTATGCAGATATGTTTTTAGATGGTTGGAATGATTCTGTTTACTCCATTTCAAAATCGAATCCACCGTCCATTGTTGTACCGATTCGAAAGTTAATATCAAATGATAAAAAAGAATTGCTCTATGATCAAGTACATCCAAATGACAAAGGCTATGAAGTTATCGCAAATATATTTACAAAGCAAGTATTGTCCTATAAATATTAA